In the genome of Gordonia rubripertincta, one region contains:
- a CDS encoding ATP-dependent DNA helicase: MKFKWVSPSQPPRPVPKPFVATPTPARSARGVAPPPASVKPGARVGPVTAGPTASTADIPKLEGDAAKAVAHRGSHIQIIAAAGSGKTEVVSQRVASLLADGEPPESIVAFTFTEKAAAELKDRIRERVTARMGAAATDQLGRLFVGTIHAYCFRMLQTYVPRYETYTPLDANQLTNFLYQQNRLIGIKDLAPTDGTFKNIDRFQRGIDVIENELIDVATLPAGGFKDAVLAYYAALDRYQFMSFGTQIVRAVEALADPTVHSAVSAPLRHLIVDEYQDVNPAQERLVELLAKPNGNADVVVVGDDDQAIYQWRGSSVQNIVTFADRYPNVAQFKLLTNRRSRPGIVEVANLFAQTISDRIEKQMLPHRMADGPSVAFVRDPGDETDAASEIARQIRDFHSGGLAYRDIAILVRGRSSYPAIMDALEKAGIPVQAGGRSGLFAQPEPRVFGETYAWIGDIGWRPAQYAQSEIITLERLLDNYTTTFGLSVNQRSALSVHLEVWKKKACDSDFNESLVRDFYGLMELLGVNAWDLSDETTRNRLGTIARFTTVLADYEGVSWRARKDPNTPGEQVGGRSGGLWFYKNLAILLTNYAVGSYDDFAGEEGHLDDGVALGTVHGSKGLEWPVVFLPSLVKTRFPSSRNGRAQDFPQDLLGRFDRQRYEGTDDDERRLFYVAITRARDAVLLSSFSLTGAGKNRNASPYYDEVANAYAKAGVPTSVTGKGTASETDLTITYSELALYDTCPRSYLLKNELGFMPTIQQELGYGNAVHHTMRVLAERTQATGVVPTRQQIDQLLNSEFFLPYANKAGHKQMRDKARQLVMRYVSEYSSDLLRTWATERPFELYLDGAVISGRADVIYDNEDGKIGRLAIVDYKTSTGGQIDPLQLQIYTEAGRREGLDVSAAFIQDLGTEKRYDVQVDANSIGKAEELIIATADSLRRREFEPKPDRQKCRQCDVRNVCSAAAKS, encoded by the coding sequence GTGAAGTTCAAGTGGGTGTCTCCCTCGCAGCCGCCACGTCCCGTCCCGAAGCCGTTCGTCGCAACTCCAACACCGGCGAGATCGGCACGCGGTGTCGCGCCGCCCCCGGCTTCCGTCAAACCCGGAGCTCGGGTAGGCCCGGTCACGGCTGGCCCGACAGCAAGCACAGCAGATATTCCGAAACTTGAAGGTGATGCGGCGAAAGCGGTGGCGCACCGTGGGAGCCACATCCAGATCATCGCGGCGGCCGGCTCCGGCAAGACGGAGGTCGTATCGCAGCGGGTGGCTTCCCTCCTTGCTGACGGCGAGCCCCCAGAGTCGATTGTCGCGTTCACGTTTACGGAAAAGGCGGCCGCGGAGCTGAAGGACCGCATTCGGGAGCGGGTGACAGCCCGAATGGGTGCTGCTGCAACTGATCAACTCGGGCGTCTGTTCGTCGGCACGATTCACGCGTACTGCTTTCGCATGCTGCAGACCTACGTCCCGCGATACGAGACCTACACGCCGCTCGATGCGAACCAGCTGACCAACTTCCTGTATCAACAGAATCGTCTGATCGGAATCAAGGACCTCGCGCCAACCGACGGCACGTTCAAGAACATCGACAGGTTCCAGCGGGGCATCGACGTCATCGAGAACGAGCTGATCGACGTTGCCACGCTCCCGGCGGGCGGCTTCAAGGACGCCGTGCTGGCGTACTACGCCGCTCTCGACCGCTACCAGTTCATGTCGTTCGGGACCCAGATTGTGCGGGCTGTCGAGGCACTCGCCGACCCAACGGTGCATTCCGCGGTCAGCGCCCCACTGCGGCACTTGATCGTCGACGAGTACCAGGACGTCAACCCAGCTCAAGAACGGCTCGTCGAACTGCTCGCGAAGCCAAACGGCAACGCTGACGTTGTGGTGGTCGGTGATGACGACCAAGCGATCTACCAGTGGCGCGGTTCATCCGTGCAGAACATAGTCACCTTCGCCGACAGGTATCCGAACGTGGCTCAGTTCAAGCTCCTCACCAACCGTCGTTCGCGGCCAGGCATCGTCGAGGTCGCGAACCTTTTCGCGCAGACAATCTCCGACCGGATAGAAAAGCAAATGCTCCCGCACCGAATGGCGGACGGCCCGAGTGTCGCGTTCGTTCGCGACCCAGGAGACGAGACCGACGCCGCGAGCGAGATCGCGCGGCAGATCCGCGACTTTCACTCGGGCGGACTCGCATATCGCGACATTGCGATTCTCGTGCGGGGTCGGTCGTCGTACCCGGCGATCATGGACGCCCTCGAGAAGGCCGGAATCCCTGTACAGGCAGGCGGACGATCAGGCCTGTTCGCGCAGCCGGAGCCTCGAGTGTTCGGCGAGACGTACGCCTGGATCGGGGATATCGGCTGGCGGCCGGCACAGTACGCGCAGTCAGAGATCATCACGCTGGAACGATTGCTCGACAACTACACCACGACGTTCGGCCTGTCTGTCAATCAGCGGTCGGCGCTGTCGGTCCACCTCGAGGTGTGGAAGAAGAAAGCCTGTGACAGCGACTTCAACGAGAGTCTCGTTCGTGACTTTTATGGCCTGATGGAGTTGCTCGGTGTGAATGCGTGGGATCTCTCCGACGAGACGACGCGCAACCGCCTCGGGACAATTGCGCGCTTCACGACGGTTCTCGCCGACTACGAGGGCGTCAGCTGGCGAGCGCGCAAAGACCCGAACACTCCGGGGGAACAGGTCGGTGGCCGAAGCGGCGGGCTGTGGTTCTACAAGAACCTCGCGATTCTGCTCACCAACTATGCAGTGGGAAGCTATGACGACTTCGCTGGCGAGGAAGGGCACCTGGACGACGGTGTCGCACTCGGCACTGTGCACGGGTCGAAGGGTCTCGAATGGCCGGTCGTGTTCTTGCCGTCTCTCGTGAAGACCCGCTTTCCATCGAGCCGCAACGGCCGCGCGCAAGACTTCCCCCAAGATTTGCTCGGTCGCTTCGACCGGCAACGGTACGAAGGCACCGACGACGACGAGCGGCGCCTGTTCTACGTCGCGATCACGCGCGCTCGCGACGCGGTACTTCTGTCCAGTTTTTCGTTGACAGGAGCCGGCAAGAATCGCAACGCCTCTCCGTACTATGACGAGGTTGCAAACGCCTACGCCAAGGCCGGCGTCCCGACGTCGGTGACTGGCAAGGGAACTGCGTCGGAGACCGACCTCACGATCACGTATAGCGAACTCGCACTGTACGACACGTGCCCGCGCAGCTACTTACTCAAGAACGAGCTCGGGTTCATGCCGACGATTCAGCAGGAACTCGGTTACGGCAACGCCGTGCACCACACGATGCGCGTTCTAGCGGAGCGTACACAGGCGACTGGCGTGGTGCCGACACGACAGCAGATAGACCAGCTGCTCAACTCTGAATTCTTCCTTCCTTACGCGAACAAGGCCGGCCACAAGCAAATGCGTGACAAGGCGCGCCAACTTGTGATGAGGTACGTCAGCGAGTACTCGTCAGACCTGTTACGTACCTGGGCGACCGAGCGACCGTTCGAGCTTTACCTGGATGGCGCAGTGATCTCGGGCCGCGCCGACGTCATCTACGACAACGAGGACGGCAAGATCGGGCGTCTCGCGATCGTTGATTACAAGACGTCCACGGGTGGGCAGATCGACCCTCTCCAGTTGCAGATCTACACCGAAGCGGGACGTCGAGAAGGCCTCGACGTCAGCGCCGCGTTCATTCAGGATCTCGGAACCGAGAAGCGATACGACGTCCAGGTCGACGCGAACTCGATCGGCAAAGCCGAAGAACTGATCATCGCTACAGCGGACAGCCTGCGCCGCCGCGAGTTTGAGCCGAAACCAGACCGACAAAAGTGCAGGCAGTGCGACGTGCGCAACGTCTGCTCGGCCGCCGCGAAATCGTGA
- a CDS encoding AAA family ATPase, translated as MDKLKNQVLPVGCDPLPIVLILDEINRTDLSAMLGELFSLLERDKRGETRRLPSHGEQGIGEISLPADLYLIGTMNDIDQSVESLDFALRRRFLWRAVGFDKESLAEIVMHRWNAEHGNVSKVVSRTTYAELEEEITALGECASNLNAEISKIRGLGTEFEIGHTYFAEITEFLILWLGTLNKKPNSGTYLWTPKNEPRPSLRGLWNLSLRPLLEQYLASVEDRDQEMERLERAFLTRP; from the coding sequence TTGGACAAGCTGAAGAATCAGGTGCTCCCTGTCGGCTGCGATCCGCTGCCGATCGTGCTGATACTTGACGAGATTAACCGGACGGATCTCTCAGCGATGCTTGGTGAGCTCTTCAGCCTTCTCGAACGTGATAAGCGGGGTGAGACCCGTAGGCTGCCATCGCATGGTGAGCAGGGTATCGGCGAAATTTCGTTACCCGCCGATCTCTACCTGATCGGCACGATGAACGACATCGACCAGTCAGTCGAGTCGCTGGACTTCGCTCTGCGGCGCAGATTTCTTTGGCGCGCGGTCGGATTCGACAAAGAGTCTCTCGCCGAGATCGTGATGCATCGCTGGAACGCGGAACACGGAAATGTAAGTAAGGTTGTATCCAGGACTACATATGCTGAATTGGAGGAGGAGATTACGGCACTAGGTGAGTGTGCGAGTAACTTGAATGCAGAGATATCGAAGATCCGCGGTTTAGGTACCGAGTTTGAGATCGGTCATACGTATTTCGCCGAAATTACTGAGTTCTTAATACTTTGGCTGGGAACACTTAACAAGAAACCGAATTCCGGCACCTACCTGTGGACGCCGAAGAATGAGCCACGCCCTTCATTGAGAGGTTTATGGAACTTGAGTCTCCGGCCGTTGTTAGAGCAGTACTTGGCCAGTGTCGAAGATCGGGACCAGGAGATGGAACGCCTCGAGAGAGCGTTCCTCACCAGGCCATGA
- a CDS encoding 5-methylcytosine restriction system specificity protein McrC yields the protein MTQRIIEFLDLDGPRTVLTAEDDMWLADLAKVAHPDAFVVPFAHRHPDEIPGSVIERFGSGWRAGRYIGQLRRGNRVLTINPRLGIDTIGRWMTGVTGVVAIKQTASLGESPDLLVAPVIARLWANSVTQSSQHGLPTFRREVDASGTTVKGRINGKRTAGFAARGVASVAWTERQKSLDNSVSRSIVAADNVLGGLLDSWAPDWRGPRVEEIVMRLRHSTGNRPRLPKRRQLDSVRYTPIRLPFKQTAELSWRIAHFGGIQNTPAGDSIEGMLIDVAELWELFVLACAREAFASETVAHGNLGGDKSYFLRSTRNGTFGLGRLLPDITVGPASSPLAIIDAKYKRLTNDRRDPDRGDLYQLAAYLATNSKAGLPPPLGLLAYPATSEMDLDVRAEALGPWKTSQGNIVHFMRLPTEQTLCAAALRAIVGPFSRG from the coding sequence ATGACTCAGAGAATCATCGAATTCCTCGATCTCGACGGACCGAGGACCGTCCTAACCGCCGAAGACGACATGTGGCTTGCCGACCTTGCAAAGGTGGCACACCCGGACGCTTTCGTAGTGCCATTCGCTCACCGCCACCCGGACGAGATTCCAGGATCGGTTATCGAACGGTTCGGTTCGGGTTGGCGTGCTGGCCGCTACATCGGGCAACTCCGAAGAGGTAATCGGGTCCTCACGATCAACCCACGATTGGGAATCGACACGATCGGTAGGTGGATGACTGGGGTCACGGGCGTCGTTGCGATCAAGCAGACGGCATCGCTGGGGGAGTCGCCCGATCTGCTGGTTGCGCCTGTTATAGCAAGGCTGTGGGCTAACTCGGTTACTCAGTCGTCGCAGCACGGTCTGCCGACGTTTCGACGCGAAGTCGATGCCTCCGGGACGACAGTCAAAGGGCGTATCAACGGGAAGCGCACGGCTGGTTTCGCGGCCCGCGGTGTCGCGTCGGTTGCCTGGACGGAGCGTCAAAAGTCGTTGGATAACTCCGTAAGCCGGTCGATCGTGGCTGCGGATAATGTGCTGGGCGGTCTTCTCGATTCGTGGGCACCCGACTGGAGAGGGCCCCGGGTGGAGGAAATCGTGATGCGTTTGCGCCACAGCACCGGCAATCGCCCTCGTCTACCAAAACGACGCCAGCTAGATAGTGTGCGATACACGCCGATCCGCCTGCCCTTCAAGCAAACAGCTGAACTATCTTGGCGTATAGCTCATTTCGGAGGCATTCAGAACACTCCCGCGGGAGACAGCATCGAAGGCATGCTGATCGACGTTGCAGAACTATGGGAGCTATTCGTCCTCGCCTGCGCACGGGAGGCCTTCGCGAGCGAGACGGTGGCACACGGCAACCTCGGAGGTGACAAGTCGTATTTCTTGCGATCGACTCGAAACGGTACGTTCGGCCTCGGCCGGTTGCTCCCAGACATAACCGTCGGTCCAGCCAGCAGCCCATTGGCTATCATCGATGCGAAATACAAGCGATTGACGAACGACCGGCGAGATCCCGATCGAGGGGACCTTTACCAGCTAGCTGCCTACCTAGCGACAAACTCGAAGGCAGGGCTCCCACCACCTCTTGGGCTTCTCGCTTATCCAGCAACATCTGAGATGGATCTAGACGTTCGAGCAGAGGCCCTCGGACCGTGGAAGACATCGCAGGGCAACATCGTGCATTTCATGCGGCTACCGACAGAGCAGACCCTCTGTGCGGCAGCGTTGAGGGCAATCGTCGGTCCGTTCTCTCGGGGATAA